CGGGCAGCCGCAGCGAGACCAGGCGCGCGCCGGGGGCGACGACGTCGGGCTTGTCGTACGTGCCGAGCGGCGTGGTGACCGGGCCGCGGGAGGAGAAGTGCGGCAGCCGGTCGTCGGAGATCGCCGGCGTCTCGCGGTCGTCGGTGGCGCCGACGGTGACCACCAGGGGGTCGTCGGCGGGCTTGGCGATGGTGCCGGGGGCGCTGCCGGAGTTGCCGGCGGCGACGACGACGGTGATGCCGGAGCGCCAGGCCTGCTCGACGGCGAGGTTGAGCGGGTCGAGGTAGTACGGGACCTTGCTGTTGGTGCCGAGCGAGAGGTTCAGCACCTTGATGCCGTACTTCTCGCGGAACGACACGACCCACTGGATCGCGGCGAGCACCTTGCTGACGTCGGCGGCGCCGGTGCGCCCGGCGATCTTCAACGACACGATCTCGGCGCCCGGCGCGACGCCGGTGAACGTGCCCGCCGACGACACGCCGCTGCCCGCGATGAGGCCGGCGAGGACCGTGCCGTGGCCGTACCGGTCGACGCAGTCGCCCTCGCCGGAGAAGTCGACGCAGCGGACGTCGGTGCGCAACGGCGCGGGCGTGCCGCCCGGGTCCTGCACGCTGACGACGCGGCCGGCCAGGTCGGGGTGGTCGGAGACGCCGGTGTCGACCAGCGCGACGCGGACGCCGCGGCCGGTGGCGCCGGTGGCGGCGGCCAGCGCGGTCGCGCCGATCTCCTCGCGGTAGACCGACTTCACGGTGGAGGTGTTGTCGTCGCCGACGATCGCGGAGACGCGCACCTCGGCGTCGGGCGTGACGGCGCGCACCCGCGGGTCCGCGGCGAGCGCGCGCAGCGCGGCGGCGGGGACGGTCGCGGCGACGCCGCCGACGATCGGCAGGTCGCGGGTCACGGTGCCGCCGGCGCGGTGCACCGCGTCGGCCGCGGCCGCACCGCCGGCGCGGCCCTGCACCACGACGCGTTCGCGACCGGGGGAGGCGCCCGCGGGGCTCGCGGCGAGCGGGGACAGCAGCGTGACGGCCGTGACGACGGCCCCAAGGACGCGTGCGGTACGCACGTGGACGGCCCCTCCCAGCACAGGCCCGCGCGCACGCGCGGACACCGCCGCGGCGGACGGCAGCGTTACTCTTTGTAACCAGTCCGGTACCGCCTCAAACATGGTA
The Mycobacteriales bacterium DNA segment above includes these coding regions:
- a CDS encoding S8 family peptidase; the protein is MRTARVLGAVVTAVTLLSPLAASPAGASPGRERVVVQGRAGGAAAADAVHRAGGTVTRDLPIVGGVAATVPAAALRALAADPRVRAVTPDAEVRVSAIVGDDNTSTVKSVYREEIGATALAAATGATGRGVRVALVDTGVSDHPDLAGRVVSVQDPGGTPAPLRTDVRCVDFSGEGDCVDRYGHGTVLAGLIAGSGVSSAGTFTGVAPGAEIVSLKIAGRTGAADVSKVLAAIQWVVSFREKYGIKVLNLSLGTNSKVPYYLDPLNLAVEQAWRSGITVVVAAGNSGSAPGTIAKPADDPLVVTVGATDDRETPAISDDRLPHFSSRGPVTTPLGTYDKPDVVAPGARLVSLRLPDSYVEQVAGPGQFAGTPYAAYRRGSGTSMATAVASGAVALLLQRHPGWTPDRVKYALTATAHKVAAREPQLVGSGLIDVNAATVAPAGVANAGVGTLSNGMGNLDGSRGDVRTGSCSGADECARCDVQADCPAVSGDQTAQGRKYVSDQYAKGNWTDSNWYTSQWAAPLLDTGWYGSSWLGSSWLGSSWLGSSWLGSSWYGNEDTADDYGKPGRGGAWYGAWS